AACAATGCATAACATGAGAAGGTCACTACAGGTTATTATTCTTGAAGGTTGATTTCTATATGGATGAACCTCACTGAAATGATTGGATGTTAAACTGAGACCATGTGATTGATGTCTAGTCTACAGTCACTGGCTGGATGACAGAAGAGAGATCGTTGAGATACGGAACAAGGATTTTGAAGATCTAACTAAACGTGTATTGACTAAAAAGTACGGGTTTATtgcaaatttaattaaaaacagcaCAAGTATTCCATTTCAGTAATCCTCAAGCATAAATACACCAAAATAGTTCATAAGAATAGTAATAAAGAAGAGTTACTTGAGTGTTTTCCTCCGCTGGATGGAGGTCGTTATTGCTTGTATTATGTAAGCATGGTGCAGGAGGAGTGCGGCTGGTTAGAAATTTGGATATTGAATAGGAATTTTCCATCTGTACGCTGGGACCCTGGACCATGGTGGTGGATCCAAAGCAGGCATTTAATATGAGGAGAAATGAATGTAAAACCTCAACATTTGCAAAGCCGAGAGCATTTACAGCGCAGATTTATTGCAGCCGtgcatgcacgtgtgtgtgtatgcgtctgtgtttctgtgagcgtgtgtttgtgtttgctctGATAGCTATCGTAATAAAGCATGTGTGACTTGCATAGCGAGCGCTGGAGTGTGTCTGCTCATGCACTGTCTACAGCTATTAGTTTCATTAGTATTAAGTGTGTTTGCTGTGCTTCAATTTTCCTCTAGTTAAGTGTTATTACAGAGGTTTACTGACGTCCCACCGTTCTAATCAAATCTTAACAAGATACTAATTGTCCCTGGCCTGCTATTTAAACCTTCTGTGATTTTGTTGCTTTACTGACATTGTTTTGTTAATCGTGATCTTTGTGTCCATGTCACAGGCTTCGCGGGAGCGGGAAGATCTGGTCAAAGTCAAACTGAGCCCGAAGGCATGTTAAGAGGTGCAGATCGCTGGCTTGATGAACAGATCTGAGATGAACAGAGACACTTTTGACACACTTTGGATCCACACTGGCAGAAGAACTAGTGAGCAGATTGCAGCTTCTTCACAACACTGCTGTCCAGGCGTCATATAACCACAGACTTTACAGATACAAAACCCGGATTAAAGACTTTctctgtgcgtgagtgtgtgtgtgtgtttgagtgaaaaAGAACGAACTGTGCATAAACGTATGcttgtaaatgttttaaatctatttgttttctttccccGAGTGTTTTGAGTTGCATTGTTCCATAATCtggatggatgatgatgatgatgatgatgataaaggaaTAAACATTTTCCCTCTGTCACTAACCTGATCATTTTTTACTCCTCTCCCTATCTTTACCTCTGCGCTGTAATCTAAAATGATGCACATGCTGAGCCAGAGAGGAAGCTTGTGTGCTTTAGAGATCAGGCCATTAATTATCTCGCTTAGACACATGCGCACAAAAAAACCCTTGTCAGGTGctgacaaacacaaacacgcatATACACAGATACTGAATATTAGAGTAGTCCCATTTCTCCACGTGTTTTCCTATGAAAATAACCAGCCGCTACCCAAAACCATTATTTTGTCCCATGTGCTTTCAgcctctttctctccatttcctCTGCATGACGTTAATGGTAGCAATTAATTCTCCGCTCCCACTCAGAagcagggagagggagaaagatgagatgtttttgtattaaccctacatcctcctcttcttcacGGTCTTCTGATATCATCCGTCCGTTCGGTGCAATAGTTTTTACATCCGCTCTGATGTAATCAgctattcattctctctctctctctctctctctctctctttctctctctctctctataaataGTGGTGTTAATTTTAGTCAGTGAGATAAAACGTCAGTGGTTCACAGCCTCTCAGAACAGATGGGAGCTGTGAACTGTTACAGCTGCCTacctgtgtaagtgtgtgtgtatgtgtatggaggGAGAGATTATGATATTtagtgtgcgtttgtgtgtgtgtataagagcgATAAACCGTGGACGAGGTTCATATCCAATGCGCAATGCACTACTTCTTTCAAATTTCTCTTTgcaatcaatacacaaaatccATATCCACAACTTTTAAAACACCataaagggattttttttattgaacttTTCTTATACAGTTAACCACACACAGTACTTAAGGCAGTGCTACGTCATATAAAACTacgtcacaaaaaaaaatcacagcttgTACAGTATGTGGAGCTGAACTTTGAGTTCATAAGACAAAAGTTTCTTAACCAAAGTGCTTTAACACGTTTTTTGAACACGTACTGTATATCGAACTTGTCCCAGAtgaagggaggaaaaaaacacacacaataataataaattattgtatCTATCTGCATGGCAAAGACCAgaatatttgtttattacaaAACCAAAAACTCGCTCAGTTTCATTAAAGATTTGACTTCACTCCAGGACTCGTAAGAGGACACACCACCGTTTCCTCACTCTGCAGTCTCCAGTGCTGTGGACATCTGTTCTGTTTAGTTCAGTATCCTGTTTTTCTCAGAGAACTCATCAGCTGATAGCTGATATCTAAATTAGGTGGGTTGAAGCAGGAAGTGGATGAAATTATGTAGAGGAATTGATTTCTAAAAGTGTGACTCTCCTCTTCTCAAAGAAGAGTGAAGGATCACTGACGCAAAGAAGAGGAAGGCGGACCTGCCAACCTTTTTGTGTAGGAGCTCGGCGTTTTAATAGCAGATAACATAGGCTGTTATGAGACATCGctccaaaatacacaatattctcttattttcctcacaataaaaacaacagaacagtTAACTGACATAAAGCTGGAGCATAAGATGGTCATGAAGGTGTTTAACTGACCTGGAAGTCCCGCCTCCTTCTCCCCGCCCCTGATCTCACAttaacagtgttgtgatataaAGTCTCTTTCTGTCAAGATAAATGGGGAATGTTCTGAACTcatcaatataaaataaaaaactatcaATGTATGTTAGACAGGTACATCAGTTAACTGTAGAGATGGCACCGATCTGACAGAAATGGTATCAGGCTGATaatagaaagaagaagaaaatggatTGAATATCAGATCATTTAACAAACAGCAAAGATTAGAATTGGATTTctaaaagaaattttttttttttggaagtggaaatatttacatacagtgaggtctatatgtatatttcatgttctatattaatttaatacaaTAGTGTTCATTATAAATGATATTACTGACAACACCTTGTGTGAAAATTAGgctttctttgtatttttttgcctcacatctccagggttgggggtttgattcctgcctctatCCTGTAGATTTCAGAGATATACGATGTAGGCTAAATTTGTCTAAATTGTCtctagtgtgtgagtgtgccctgtgatggctTGGCACCCTGTTCATGGTGTCCCCAGACTCCCCTAGGaaagactccaggttccctgaccctgtgtagaataagcgctacagaaaatAGATAGGCCAGCAGCTTTggctaatgttcacatcaatcatTGCCTTGTTTCTGACCGaggcatgattgttggtgccagactggctagtttgagtatttctataactgctgatctcttgggactttcacacacaacagtctctagagtttccaCAGAATGGTGTAATAAAGATAAAAGTGAACAGCAATCCTGAGGACTGCTtcgagctgacagaaaggctagaGTAACTCAGATAATCACTCTGTAAAATTGTggggagcagaaaagcatctcagaattcACAACACGCTGAAACTTAAGGcagaaacagcagaagatcaAGTAATGTTCCAGTTCTGTCatccaagaacagaaagctgaggctgcagtgggcacagactcGACAGGtaaagactggaaaaatgtagcctggtctgatgaatctggatttctgctgaggcacacagatgaTAGGATCAGAATATGTCAGCAActgcatgaatccatggactcaacctgccttgtgtcattagtccaggctggtggaggtggtgtgatggtgtggggaatgATTTCTTGTCTCACTTTGGGCTGTTTATACCAATCAGTCATTACCTGAATACCACTGTCTAATTAAATATTGATGGGATTTcgtttttcatttaaaattgggaataaacagaaggttttatacatttttaaagcaaagaaactaaatcaattaatattttgaatatttaatattcaagattctgCACCATTTTTAAGTCCCTATTTAAATGTACCCAAATGTGTGATACTAAATTCGTTAACTGCTTTCTGCAAAAGaccagattttcctcatgtctaatctTATCTATTTAAGCATGTGACACGCAGATGACACGCTGATGGATTTGATATAAAATGGTTCATAAGCAGCTTGAGTGCACATTGTCATTAAAGCAAATACTACTAAATACAAACTAAATACGAAGAAAGtcatatgtaaatatttcataGATTCAACTTTTCACTCAAGCTGTTGTCCATCAGTCctttcattttctgtagcacttatcatACACAGGGttacagggaacctggagtctatcacaggggattcagggcacaaggcaggggacaacCAGGACAGGGTGCCatcccatcacagggcacaatcacacacactcacaaacccaTTCAAACTATTTAGAGATGCCATTCAGCAACACTGGTCTTTGGATTGGGGAGAAGACTGAataacccagaggaaacccctgatgCACAGGGAGatcatgcaaactccacatacaCAGGCCGAGCTGGGaataacagatttttaaaaccATTCTAATGCTTTGTAGTTTTAAAGAAAGCAATATCAGAgggtatcagtatcagtactggaaaagaaaaagtggtaTCGTGCCATCTCTAGTTAACTACAGATAGTGGAATTGAAAATTCGAACCACAGAAACAATCCTACATTGAAGACTCGATGATGGATTGTagaaataatgttaatgttaatgataaCTAGACAGAGATTAAAAACACCTTTTAGTCTTTTGCTTTTGCACTCCTGCATCAGTCTGGGCTCAGACATGTTTAAACAgcagatgaaaatgaaaatgtcagcCGTGTTGAACCACGCTCTTTTAGTGACATTAGAAAAATGATTTgtgaaacatttataaaaaaaaaagaaaaagtcctttttttttaaactctccTACAACCCAAAATGTCAGCAGGACATTGCATTCCTCCACTTCAGGGGTTGTCAGGCCTGAGAATACATTTCTTCCCATAACCATTGTCTTCTGCAACACTTAGCCCTTCATCTTGGCTGCTACAGCAAATATTTTAGGTCTTTTGAGTTGGAGTGGTGTATGCTGATTCCTGACTAACTGGGCACATGATCCCCCCCATCAAGCTGTTCTATGATTGTATGAATATCTGACACGGTCGTTTGTCTTGCGGTGAGAAATCTCACAAAACATCTGGAAGGTAAGGTCACCTTCACTGATTGGGTTAAATGAGAAGAGCATGGTCAGGCGATAGCTGGTGTTGTAAAGattgtgtctaagtgtgtgtctgtatattacAGGTGAGCGGCATGCACTATGCATTTACACCGAACGATTCGATTGGTTTCAACAGACACATGGCTGTGTTTCAGTTACAATGTGAGCACCCACCTCATGGCATTTCTACAGTCCTGCCATGTGGATGGGCGATTTAATCATGCACTACGGAGTTTCACTGAAAATTACAACATTTCTAAAACCGTACAATGTATTCATGGCTTTAAAAAGTCAAAATCCCTCTCTAAGAGCAACTCTAGACACAACACGAGCCATATCCTTCATACGCCTCACACAAAGCGTTCAGTAGACTGCTAGaagttgtgtgttgtgcagtCTTGTATCGCAATACTCCATCACCAGCAGGTTGGGTTTTAACCCATAATCGGCGTTACTCTAGCAGCTGAGACACTGAGAACAGTGGCGTGTTCTGCCATCATATAAAGTCACCATAATACATTCACCAATATGCATCCACAATTCTGTAAACATTAATGAGGAACACATCGTAGGCGTGTCATTTAGAGATCAAAAGGATTTCTAATGTGAGGTTGATGGGCTTTATGGTTGTAAACATCAGCATGTTGCCGTTGCCAAGAGTGAGAGCTATATAAAACAGAACAGTCGAAATACAGAGCCGTAAGAAAATAGGCTACAATTAACACACTTGGCACGAAATGCAGTCATTCTTTGAACCTTAATAAATGCTACACAGGGCATCAGAAATACAACATCAggtttttgagagagagagagagagagagagagagagagaaaggggcatCACTAAACAGGACGAGTAATAAACCAGATCCTAAACCAATAAGAAAGACGGTGGTACAGCTCAGCAAGCAGGTAGTGTTCATTAAGCTTTCGGGAATGGCTGCAATAAGTACATTAATGTAACACTATATGTGTGCCGGCAAAAGAATTCCAAACTAAACCTTATAACAGCCACCCCAAACCATATACCCCAAACCATAATCCACAAAAACCAGACCATAAACCTCTAACCCTAAATCTCTGACCCTAAACCCCAATCCCTGAATCCCAAACCTTAAACTCCAAATTGTATACCCCAAACCATAAATCCCAGACCCTATAGCCCAAACTCTAAACCTCAAACCTTGAATCCCTGACCCCATAACACAAAACCCAAACCCTAAACCCAACCTTAAATCCCTGACCCTATATCCCAAACCCTAAACCTCAAACCTTAAATCCCTGATCCTATATCCCAAACCCTAAACCTCAAACCTTAAATCCCAAACCCTATATCCTAAACCCCAAACcctaaacaacaaacacaaaatcgTACCCCACCTACCACAAACCCTAAAACCTAACCATCCCACCGCAAACCTTAAACCCCAAACCCTAGCCCACTCCTCACAAACCCTACCCTCCCAACCAATCCCTCACCCAAGTCCTAAACCCAAAACACAACCCTACACGACCCCAAAAATACATTTGAAAATGACTGAAGAAGGGTGTCTGAACCTTCGGATTGAAAGAATGTTTGGCCTCCGTTTCATGTCTGTACATCTGTCCAGAAAACATGCCCATATATACAGCCCCAATCCTCAGAGCCTTATCCATCCACACATATTCTCTTTCATGTATCCATCTTCGAgcagtttcacatgttctctgtTTGTTCTCATAtttaccctttttttttctcacattcCATGCCCAGAGGATGTGATTAGCAAGCTTGGAACAGTCAGCTCTTCAAAGATTGACCACAGGAAGTCTGCATAAGgaaataaggagagagagagagagacagagagacagagagagacagagagagagagtgaaaaaaagaTAGGACAAGAGCAGGAGAGAAGAAAGGGACAGAGTTTATCTTGTGTGAAATTAAGTTTGAAATCCCCTGGCTGGAGAAAGAGTGGAGATTTCACaggttgttttctttcttcatttcattCCCCCTCCTTCCCCTTCTCTCTCAGTAGACAGTTGGTATGATGATTAGTGAACAAAATCATGCCCAAAAAGCAGAAAATATCAAGTCAAAGTCTGTTTTAATGCACACTACTGACGACTGATTCCTCGTTCTGTCGCAAATCCTCACACATGTTTGTCTTACTATTCGTGCGAGGGACAGTTATTTTCCAAATATCCTTGCGGGGGACCAGCCAAATGTTCCCCCTCATGTGGTGTCAGATATTTCTAGCCATATGCCAATATTTGGTCCTTACCAAGATATAAAAACGtgcctgacacacactgtacctttCTCTGTCAGGGAACGAGGGGGTGCTCTGAAGTGTGTGCCTGCTATCCTCTTGGGCCAGGGAACGAGGGATGGcgagggagagaggaggagggcGCTGAGAGAGGCTGCGGTCAtaactaagagagagagagagagagagagagagagagtcagggacaatgacaaagaaagaacgagacagagagagagaaagagagagagagagagagagagtaagaaacagaaagaaagagacagtaGGAGAGatacagagcgagagagagatacaaagcaagagacagagagagagacagagagatggagacagacagaaaaaagagacagtgggagagagggagagagagagagagagagtgagatggagaACATCACTGGTGTAGAAACTCATACAGTAAGAATAAAACAGAGACATTAAAATAGCAGCGTTCAGATTTCAGAGATGCTGAGTGCAGGTTAATGCGCTCGCTGTGTTCATCCACAGAGAAACGCTGGGCATAATTACAGCATTTATGTTTGTTAAATTACAGCCGGCAGTTATTATCTGTGACAGACTCAGAGCTACAGGTAGACAGTGTAGAGGACTGCTCATGTAATATTCTCTTTCTAtcactttttctgtctctctcactcactcacacacaccacacacacacacacacacacacacacacacacacgcacaccacacacacatacaggctgAAGAAAGAGCTAGATCAGGTTCTGCTCGGAGTGCAAGGCAATAACCAGCGGAGAGTCGTTAAGAGAGCAGGAGGCTGATGCACACAGAATACATAATGCAcagaacattgtgtgtgtgtgtgtgtgtgtgtgtttgatcccTGAATAAGAGGCTGCACAACAAATTGATGGCAACTCAGTTAATATGATGATAAGGAGTACTGCTTGATCTATGAGAGGACTGAAAATGCCCTGTAATCACTCAGGTATTGAGTGAATGTACTCAGCAACGACATCAATCCaccgtgacacacacacacacacacacacacacaaacgagaCCCTCCAAATACACATTCCACTAATTAAGTCCATTACATAATGGCAACAAGGTTCAAATCATATCTAACATCAAATCTAACACACATCAGTGAACCTGTGAGGTCGTACAGAGACATATCCTATTGTCACAAATCTCACAGTATTAGCTCTCTATTGTTGCACTTGCAGAAAACCTTTTCAAATAAAAACCTGTACGTTTCCCCAACCGATTTCATATCGCAACTTCATATTGCATCAGTGTATTCCCCTGCCACAACAGAGACCTGGGCTTAGGACCAGATGAGTTCGATATATCATGAGATCTATCTGCAGATTTGATCAGCTGCAGCACTctcaataatttaaaaaacactgCATGTCGTTCCCCCAGTACAGGGCGAATTAAAGCTCCACGACAGAAAATTGCAAAGGCTTCCTGAACAGAGACAGACCAGCGAGCACTTTCGCAGAGCTGTGCAGCCTTCCCTCTAATGCTTCCACTCACGGAGAGATAACTGAGAGAAAATCTGGTGTTCTGGTGTGTGAAGTATGCCATTATCagtctgaatacacacacacacacacacacacactctcctatcCGTCTACTCacttaattattaatgcagctaattaatgctatgcTACACCTAAATCTAACCTGAGCCTTAGTAACCAAGAGGAAATCGtttcccctcctttttcttCAGTCAAAGCTGCAGGTTTGTAAAAGAAACTGTTTCATTGTGCGGATATTGTGCCCCCTTGCAGATATTGGGGATATTTAGTCCCCaacaagatataaaaacatgtccacacacacacacacacaaacataagcacacacacacacacacagagtgtagaGGACGGATAAAGTGTTGAAATCCCCTCACCAGAGTTTGGCCGAAATGATGAGTGCAGAGAGAATCAGGAGAGATGAGATAGTTACAGTCACGTAAAACTGAGGATCcactagagaaagagagagagagagagagagagagatttaaaataGATTAGAGAATACAAACAGAGGAAGTGAAATAAGAACACAAGCACAAAGAAAAAGCAGCGCTGGAAAATTTTAGATCAAGAAATAAGAAAGTTTGCAGTGCCACAAGCAGCTGAAATGTTCACTTTCTTAATGTGTGGGAAAGCTCAAAGAGAGGCATTGTGGGAAGTGTACAGCTCAATCCTCCATCCAGGTGCCCACCTtcttcaatctctctctcctctgcatcTCGTTCTGGCTCCTCTCCTGAGTCCTTGGCTTCAATGGACAGAGGATGCTGTTGGGTTTGGTTGGACTGGGCGTTCTTGCGACGTGGCCACACCTCGGGTGTAGCCTGCTTCACGCCATCGGCTTCCTGACTGGAAAGGAAGTGATGCGTCTCGTCCTCCAGCGGCTGCGTGGGACCCCAGTCGACTGCCCAGAGtggagtgggcgtggcctgggCTGTGGCGGACAGCTGCATGTCGGCAGGGTCGTCGCCCGCGTGGCAAGGAGGAGGGCAAATAAGAAGAGCGACCAGCAGGAGACGCAAGAGAGCAGTGAGTCCAGAGATGGAGCTAGGcaagaatgaaggaaaaaaaaaatattaacttaattactgatgtttgatgttttgAGTAGCGAGAATAATAAGTCAAATAGGCAGCTCCACGCTTTCTCCTCTCTTTTAATTACCATCGCTCCATCGCTTctcttttcactgtttttttgcTCCTCCGATCATCTCTTGAAAGAGGGAGACGATGAGAGGGGGGAGCGCTTGGCTCCTGACACTTACTGAAAGATCGTAAACAGATGGCTGTAGGGGGGAACGATGCTGCTGCTTGAGACAgagaacacaaacaaacacattaactCACGTCTTTCAGTCAAACATAACCTCAAGTATCAAACCCACACAAAATGCCCCTGGAGGAAcattcacacgcacacacacacacatacacacacacacacattaataaagCTAATTTCACACCCACACAAAAAcccttttcacacacactcactcatgcacagtattcatatacacatatacaaggAAGGAAACTAAAGCAGCACAGTATTTTTAACAGAAATACATTGTCcattctatcacacacacacacacacacacacacctgtagacACATCCACTGCTTTAATCCAGTTCCTGACTCAGGCAATAACTCAACAACTGGATTCAGATCCGATGACATCTTTTACACTCCAACATGTGAAGCAGTGAAATagacatgcacatgcacacacacacacacacacacacacacacacacacacatgcacacaaatacaTGCAGATCACCAGTGTATAGACAGCTATCAGTCCACATGCTTACCGCTCGCTGCTGATGGAGGGAGTGGGAGAGAGccagagtgtgtcagagtgagaAAAAGCATTGGTTGCCTTAGCGACAGAGacatggagggagagagagagagagagagagagagagagagagagagcattagagtgagaaagagtatatatgaaagagagaaagagggtataagtgagagagcaagagggagaTAGCTTGAGAgaaagaatatgagagagagagagagaaagagagagagagagagagagagagagagagagagtaagagagtgcattagagagagagagagagagagtgcattagagagagagagtcagagagtgtatgagagagagagagagagagagagagagagagagtgtattagagagagagagagagagagagagagagagagaggtggttgCTCCTGTAAAAGACAGATTTAAATGCTAATTATGCTTTTTAACTGGTTCAATTAAACAGAACAGGGGAGGAGGAAAATGGAATGGATTTTGAAGCTAGAAGCAAAAAGATAAAATAgagcaaaaaatattttcatattctaGCAATGACGTAGGGATCAGGAAGAagtatttcattcatttctcgACAGACAGGATTAAAAAAATGGGCagaggcacaaaaaaaaaatcaatatacaTTCATTTGGTATTGGGTGAAGGAAAGCCACAATGAAGAGGGATCCTGATATTTATGGACAGAAATGTCAGTGATGATA
The nucleotide sequence above comes from Hemibagrus wyckioides isolate EC202008001 linkage group LG01, SWU_Hwy_1.0, whole genome shotgun sequence. Encoded proteins:
- the pianp gene encoding PILR alpha-associated neural protein isoform X1, which gives rise to MLSLSLSLSLSLSPSMSLSLRQPMLFLTLTHSGSLPLPPSAASAAASFPPTAICLRSFSKCQEPSAPPSHRLPLSRDDRRSKKTVKREAMERCSISGLTALLRLLLVALLICPPPCHAGDDPADMQLSATAQATPTPLWAVDWGPTQPLEDETHHFLSSQEADGVKQATPEVWPRRKNAQSNQTQQHPLSIEAKDSGEEPERDAEEREIEEVDPQFYVTVTISSLLILSALIISAKLCYDRSLSQRPPPLSLAIPRSLAQEDSRHTLQSTPSFPDRERLPVVNL
- the pianp gene encoding PILR alpha-associated neural protein isoform X2, yielding MLSLSLSLSLSLSPSMSLSLRQPMLFLTLTHSGSLPLPPSAASAASFPPTAICLRSFSKCQEPSAPPSHRLPLSRDDRRSKKTVKREAMERCSISGLTALLRLLLVALLICPPPCHAGDDPADMQLSATAQATPTPLWAVDWGPTQPLEDETHHFLSSQEADGVKQATPEVWPRRKNAQSNQTQQHPLSIEAKDSGEEPERDAEEREIEEVDPQFYVTVTISSLLILSALIISAKLCYDRSLSQRPPPLSLAIPRSLAQEDSRHTLQSTPSFPDRERLPVVNL
- the pianp gene encoding PILR alpha-associated neural protein isoform X3; this encodes MERCSISGLTALLRLLLVALLICPPPCHAGDDPADMQLSATAQATPTPLWAVDWGPTQPLEDETHHFLSSQEADGVKQATPEVWPRRKNAQSNQTQQHPLSIEAKDSGEEPERDAEEREIEEVDPQFYVTVTISSLLILSALIISAKLCYDRSLSQRPPPLSLAIPRSLAQEDSRHTLQSTPSFPDRERLPVVNL